Genomic segment of Anguilla rostrata isolate EN2019 chromosome 13, ASM1855537v3, whole genome shotgun sequence:
ACCAAACAGTGAATAAGCCATGAACCATAATGCCcctaatatataaaaaataatatatatctCCAAATGCAATGAATGCAACCTGCTTTGTtttacacatatacatatgtgGAAAAACTATCGTTAAACAAAGAAGTGCACCATTGTTTcaatctttttaaaacttcaTATATTTCCCATTTTACAAACATGAAAGTAGAGACACTCCACCTTCATATCATAGATATTTGctatttttgctttgttcaaCATTTTgggatcgtgtgtgtgtgcgcgtgtgtgtgttttttcatttgtagtCAGGCAGTCCGAGGACAGCTTGTGCTCCAGTCCGCCTTCCCAGTAGGACCCTCAGTCATTGACCAGCCGATAGACGTGATATTGTGTCCCGTGGTCGCTTGTCGACACTTCAAAGACAAATGCAATGCACATCAGAGTCTCCTGAGTCTCCTTATTGGTCACAACCTGAAAGgtgggaaaggaaaaaaaaaaaagtaacaaattatgattataattatgattCTTATGACTCTGTTGCTCCACCTACAGGTTGGAAGCTACAAACACCACGCAACAGGTCAAAAAGTTTGAAACTTGACCAAGTTTGAGTTAAACCAGCATTAAATCTGTAATtttctggtttattttaaaactccAATACTTCACACTGAAATAGtgaaattcttttcttttttttgaggaaatTTGAACTGCTGCTTCCATCGTAGAACAGAAAACGACCTGCAGTTATAATTTCACATGCACACCTCACAGGAATTCCATAGTTCTCATATTCATGAGCAGCTGAGACAGACTACTTAACTGGACCTCACTACAGAGATAAATGAACTATTTATACTGCACATCCATTCTGACACTTTCCTcgttgttcattaaaaaaataataataattgtttaaagAATCACCCATATTGTTCTCTAACCGCTAGGAAAAGTGCTTTAAAGCGCACTGGTGCTGTTGTGATTATTATGCAGGGCCGCTCACCTGCAGGATGGTGAAGTTCTCCAGCACGCTGTTCATCATGTACTTCTCCGGGAGGTGCTTCAGCTTGTGGATGAAGTTGATCATGTACTCGCACATGGGAGAGCGCTGGATTCGGTAAACGTACCGCCCCCCCTCCGACCGAGCGTACTCCGTCTGGGACGGCAAAGATCAGGCGAAACTACACTTTAAAAACGGCCTGAGGTGCCACATGTCTGACTAAAGACCTCTTCGGCTTTAAATCAGTGCTCCTCGCTTATTTAAATCTATGATTCTGTTGAGTATGCATGTTCAGTGTACTTTACACCAGTGGttccaaaccctgttcctggagatctaggTTTtgatttcaaccataatttggtgcacctgactctactaattaacAGCTCAGCAAGATCTCTTGCTGTTGACTGACGTGTACtttgtgctttgttaaggttggagtgaaaacctacaggacggtagatctcaacctgttgaatgaggtgtgtttgctagggttggagtgaaatcctacaggacggtagatctctagctgttgtatgaggtgtgctttgttagggttggagtggaatCCTACAGAAACATGGTTAGGAACCACTGCTTAATACTATAACAAGGAGGACTCTAGATAAAACATCATAATTCATAGTTCATATACTCTTTATAGTCAGTAAGAATGAGGCCATGGGCAATGCCTAAGAGGAggaagcaggaaacaggaaggaggAAGTGAGCTCACCTCAACTTTCTCCACCACCTGCTTGCCAAAGGAGCAGACCTTGGTGGAGACGGTGATGGTCATGTTCTCGTTGCTGCTGTAGAGGCTGTTCACTCCATAGAAGGAGCCAGGACCGTCCTGCAGACCACTGCTGTTCAGGTCAGCCTGAGAGGAGACACAGTGTTAGGCCCAGTGCCCTCCTCTATGTTAGTCACCCAGTGCCCTCCAATGTTAGTCACTAAGCAGCTTATcaacaacttttacacagctcACATTTCTGCATTCAATTCATTCACATAGCACTGTTTTTagtgaagcaattcaagttaagtaccttgctgaaaaGGAATATTGCTGTGCCCCTCCAGCaatttgaacccgcaacctctaTTCTATAAGCACAGTTCCTTTGCCATGGCTCCACATTTTGGAGCGGGACCTGACATACTTTTAGGCAGTTTAGTTAATTCACATGACACATTCCACCAGGACCTGTAATTTCACCTCATATGAGCTGTGAGTTAAGACTGACATGCGAGTTGACTAACCTGTACAGCTTGTCTCTGGTGTTAGAAAGGTAGGACTCACCCAGAACTTGACCAGGAAGAAGGCGTTCTTGGGGCCCTTCTCGTACAGGTCCCTCAGCCCGCCCTTCTTGTCGGGGAACTTGTCGTAGATCTGCCGGATTTCCACGGCCTCCAGGAGAGCCTCGCTGTAGGACGGGCTCGACGGCCCGATGTGCACAAAAAGGTGCTTGCTGTACTGTAGCATGGAGGacagggtgagagggggagagggggagagggggagaggaggagagggagaggaaaagagggacgGACGGGGGACAGGAAgtctgcagtcagaacagccgGCCAAAAATATCTCCGATGTGTTGAGAAGCCGCTTCTAATGTCTGCAAGTCGCTGCTACAGAGAGAAACTGGTTTCTTTGTACAAAGTGTCTTTATTCCTAAATAACAGTTGGCACAAGGTGATGCTCCAGGGAATCCTTTGCTATCACGGTCACACGTGCATCCAGCAACATTCAAAAACGGCTGAATTTAGACTCGCTGCCACATGCGGGACATTCGGAGGAAGTCAGGCATTTGTTTGTCACTGAATGTTATGGTATTGAAACACAGGTACATCACTGTTCTGAGCCATAGAATTTCCCCCATACTATGTACATGGCTGGTACACATCAGATTTCTAAAAGCTacagtatttataaaaataatactatTCAAAGTTGGGCATGCCAAAACTAACCCTAAGCCAGGGTTTGGCTCTTTCAGGCAGGCAGTCTGGGTGCCGTTTTAAAAGCTCACCGTGTCCGCGTCCTTGGGGACCTCCAGGAAGGCGCTATACTCCAGCATCCTGAGTTTGGACGAGGCGATGGCCCGGTCCTGCCACATGGGCACCGCCATGGCGGACGGGGCGAGAGGGGGCGCCAGGTGCTCGTATGCTGCCGGAGAAACAAGGATGCATACAACTGAATAAGACATCATTTAAACAACAGAATAAGACGGCATTTAAACAATTGAATAAGACATAATTTAAACAACTGAATAAGACATCATTTAAACAACAGAATAAGACAGCATTTAAACAACTGAATAAGACATAATTTAAACAACTGAATAAGACATCATTTAAACAACAGAATAAGACAGCATTTAAACAACTGAATAAGACATAATTTAAACAACTGAATAAGACATCATTTAAACAACTGAATAA
This window contains:
- the LOC135237270 gene encoding transcriptional enhancer factor TEF-5-like isoform X2, encoding MDGDAEGVWSPDIEQSFQEALAIYPPCGRRKIILSDEGKMYGRNELIARYIKLRTGKTRTRKQVSSHIQVLARKKVREYHTGIKVSSHLQVLARRKTREMQSKLKDQASKDKALQNMAALSSAQIVSPSLMKSPPPSLPQPTYPASARFWPTHIPGQPGPSQEKLEATPESFSPKTFFSSIKPFAQTHYPNLQGPVPSSMSSYEHLAPPLAPSAMAVPMWQDRAIASSKLRMLEYSAFLEVPKDADTYSKHLFVHIGPSSPSYSEALLEAVEIRQIYDKFPDKKGGLRDLYEKGPKNAFFLVKFWADLNSSGLQDGPGSFYGVNSLYSSNENMTITVSTKVCSFGKQVVEKVETEYARSEGGRYVYRIQRSPMCEYMINFIHKLKHLPEKYMMNSVLENFTILQVVTNKETQETLMCIAFVFEVSTSDHGTQYHVYRLVND
- the LOC135237270 gene encoding transcriptional enhancer factor TEF-5-like isoform X8; the encoded protein is MDGDAEGVWSPDIEQSFQEALAIYPPCGRRKIILSDEGKMYGRNELIARYIKLRTGKTRTRKQVSSHIQVLARKKVREYHTGIKDQASKDKALQNMAALSSAQIVSPSLMKSPPPSLPQPTYPASARFWPTHIPGQPGPSQDIKPFAQTHYPNLQGPVPSSMSSYEHLAPPLAPSAMAVPMWQDRAIASSKLRMLEYSAFLEVPKDADTYSKHLFVHIGPSSPSYSEALLEAVEIRQIYDKFPDKKGGLRDLYEKGPKNAFFLVKFWADLNSSGLQDGPGSFYGVNSLYSSNENMTITVSTKVCSFGKQVVEKVETEYARSEGGRYVYRIQRSPMCEYMINFIHKLKHLPEKYMMNSVLENFTILQVVTNKETQETLMCIAFVFEVSTSDHGTQYHVYRLVND
- the LOC135237270 gene encoding transcriptional enhancer factor TEF-5-like isoform X6, with protein sequence MDGDAEGVWSPDIEQSFQEALAIYPPCGRRKIILSDEGKMYGRNELIARYIKLRTGKTRTRKQVSSHIQVLARKKVREYHTGIKDQASKDKALQNMAALSSAQIVSPSLMKSPPPSLPQPTYPASARFWPTHIPGQPGPSQEKLEATPESFSPKTFFSSIKPFAQTHYPNLQGPVPSSMSSYEHLAPPLAPSAMAVPMWQDRAIASSKLRMLEYSAFLEVPKDADTYSKHLFVHIGPSSPSYSEALLEAVEIRQIYDKFPDKKGGLRDLYEKGPKNAFFLVKFWADLNSSGLQDGPGSFYGVNSLYSSNENMTITVSTKVCSFGKQVVEKVETEYARSEGGRYVYRIQRSPMCEYMINFIHKLKHLPEKYMMNSVLENFTILQVVTNKETQETLMCIAFVFEVSTSDHGTQYHVYRLVND
- the LOC135237270 gene encoding transcriptional enhancer factor TEF-5-like isoform X1, whose protein sequence is MDGDAEGVWSPDIEQSFQEALAIYPPCGRRKIILSDEGKMYGRNELIARYIKLRTGKTRTRKQVSSHIQVLARKKVREYHTGIKVSSHLQVLARRKTREMQSKLKAMNLDQASKDKALQNMAALSSAQIVSPSLMKSPPPSLPQPTYPASARFWPTHIPGQPGPSQEKLEATPESFSPKTFFSSIKPFAQTHYPNLQGPVPSSMSSYEHLAPPLAPSAMAVPMWQDRAIASSKLRMLEYSAFLEVPKDADTYSKHLFVHIGPSSPSYSEALLEAVEIRQIYDKFPDKKGGLRDLYEKGPKNAFFLVKFWADLNSSGLQDGPGSFYGVNSLYSSNENMTITVSTKVCSFGKQVVEKVETEYARSEGGRYVYRIQRSPMCEYMINFIHKLKHLPEKYMMNSVLENFTILQVVTNKETQETLMCIAFVFEVSTSDHGTQYHVYRLVND
- the LOC135237270 gene encoding transcriptional enhancer factor TEF-5-like isoform X5 — translated: MDGDAEGVWSPDIEQSFQEALAIYPPCGRRKIILSDEGKMYGRNELIARYIKLRTGKTRTRKQVSSHLQVLARRKTREMQSKLKAMNLDQASKDKALQNMAALSSAQIVSPSLMKSPPPSLPQPTYPASARFWPTHIPGQPGPSQEKLEATPESFSPKTFFSSIKPFAQTHYPNLQGPVPSSMSSYEHLAPPLAPSAMAVPMWQDRAIASSKLRMLEYSAFLEVPKDADTYSKHLFVHIGPSSPSYSEALLEAVEIRQIYDKFPDKKGGLRDLYEKGPKNAFFLVKFWADLNSSGLQDGPGSFYGVNSLYSSNENMTITVSTKVCSFGKQVVEKVETEYARSEGGRYVYRIQRSPMCEYMINFIHKLKHLPEKYMMNSVLENFTILQVVTNKETQETLMCIAFVFEVSTSDHGTQYHVYRLVND
- the LOC135237270 gene encoding transcriptional enhancer factor TEF-5-like isoform X4, whose protein sequence is MDGDAEGVWSPDIEQSFQEALAIYPPCGRRKIILSDEGKMYGRNELIARYIKLRTGKTRTRKQVSSHIQVLARKKVREYHTGIKAMNLDQASKDKALQNMAALSSAQIVSPSLMKSPPPSLPQPTYPASARFWPTHIPGQPGPSQEKLEATPESFSPKTFFSSIKPFAQTHYPNLQGPVPSSMSSYEHLAPPLAPSAMAVPMWQDRAIASSKLRMLEYSAFLEVPKDADTYSKHLFVHIGPSSPSYSEALLEAVEIRQIYDKFPDKKGGLRDLYEKGPKNAFFLVKFWADLNSSGLQDGPGSFYGVNSLYSSNENMTITVSTKVCSFGKQVVEKVETEYARSEGGRYVYRIQRSPMCEYMINFIHKLKHLPEKYMMNSVLENFTILQVVTNKETQETLMCIAFVFEVSTSDHGTQYHVYRLVND
- the LOC135237270 gene encoding transcriptional enhancer factor TEF-5-like isoform X9, with product MDGDAEGVWSPDIEQSFQEALAIYPPCGRRKIILSDEGKMYGRNELIARYIKLRTGKTRTRKQVSSHLQVLARRKTREMQSKLKDQASKDKALQNMAALSSAQIVSPSLMKSPPPSLPQPTYPASARFWPTHIPGQPGPSQDIKPFAQTHYPNLQGPVPSSMSSYEHLAPPLAPSAMAVPMWQDRAIASSKLRMLEYSAFLEVPKDADTYSKHLFVHIGPSSPSYSEALLEAVEIRQIYDKFPDKKGGLRDLYEKGPKNAFFLVKFWADLNSSGLQDGPGSFYGVNSLYSSNENMTITVSTKVCSFGKQVVEKVETEYARSEGGRYVYRIQRSPMCEYMINFIHKLKHLPEKYMMNSVLENFTILQVVTNKETQETLMCIAFVFEVSTSDHGTQYHVYRLVND
- the LOC135237270 gene encoding transcriptional enhancer factor TEF-5-like isoform X7 gives rise to the protein MDGDAEGVWSPDIEQSFQEALAIYPPCGRRKIILSDEGKMYGRNELIARYIKLRTGKTRTRKQVSSHLQVLARRKTREMQSKLKDQASKDKALQNMAALSSAQIVSPSLMKSPPPSLPQPTYPASARFWPTHIPGQPGPSQEKLEATPESFSPKTFFSSIKPFAQTHYPNLQGPVPSSMSSYEHLAPPLAPSAMAVPMWQDRAIASSKLRMLEYSAFLEVPKDADTYSKHLFVHIGPSSPSYSEALLEAVEIRQIYDKFPDKKGGLRDLYEKGPKNAFFLVKFWADLNSSGLQDGPGSFYGVNSLYSSNENMTITVSTKVCSFGKQVVEKVETEYARSEGGRYVYRIQRSPMCEYMINFIHKLKHLPEKYMMNSVLENFTILQVVTNKETQETLMCIAFVFEVSTSDHGTQYHVYRLVND
- the LOC135237270 gene encoding transcriptional enhancer factor TEF-5-like isoform X3; this translates as MDGDAEGVWSPDIEQSFQEALAIYPPCGRRKIILSDEGKMYGRNELIARYIKLRTGKTRTRKQVSSHIQVLARKKVREYHTGIKVSSHLQVLARRKTREMQSKLKAMNLDQASKDKALQNMAALSSAQIVSPSLMKSPPPSLPQPTYPASARFWPTHIPGQPGPSQDIKPFAQTHYPNLQGPVPSSMSSYEHLAPPLAPSAMAVPMWQDRAIASSKLRMLEYSAFLEVPKDADTYSKHLFVHIGPSSPSYSEALLEAVEIRQIYDKFPDKKGGLRDLYEKGPKNAFFLVKFWADLNSSGLQDGPGSFYGVNSLYSSNENMTITVSTKVCSFGKQVVEKVETEYARSEGGRYVYRIQRSPMCEYMINFIHKLKHLPEKYMMNSVLENFTILQVVTNKETQETLMCIAFVFEVSTSDHGTQYHVYRLVND
- the LOC135237270 gene encoding transcriptional enhancer factor TEF-5-like isoform X10, whose product is MDGDAEGVWSPDIEQSFQEALAIYPPCGRRKIILSDEGKMYGRNELIARYIKLRTGKTRTRKQVSSHIQVLARKKVREYHTGIKAMNLDQASKDKALQNMAALSSAQIVSPSLMKSPPPSLPQPTYPASARFWPTHIPGQPGPSQDIKPFAQTHYPNLQGPVPSSMSSYEHLAPPLAPSAMAVPMWQDRAIASSKLRMLEYSAFLEVPKDADTYSKHLFVHIGPSSPSYSEALLEAVEIRQIYDKFPDKKGGLRDLYEKGPKNAFFLVKFWADLNSSGLQDGPGSFYGVNSLYSSNENMTITVSTKVCSFGKQVVEKVETEYARSEGGRYVYRIQRSPMCEYMINFIHKLKHLPEKYMMNSVLENFTILQVVTNKETQETLMCIAFVFEVSTSDHGTQYHVYRLVND